The sequence ATGTGAATGCATTAGCATTGTTCGCATAGCGTGGTTAGCTCGCTACGAACAGGTCAGTACCCACCTCCCACATGGGCTTGATGCCCTCCTTGAACAGGTGGAAGTCACTGTGTCCTGTGAGGTCTCCTGGGCGGATCATGTGGCTGTAGAACCTCCAGAACTGCTCCACCTGGGGCATCAACACAGGAGGCAGGGCTTCAGACAGGAGGGTGGACCATAGCAACAACTTTTAGATATTTAAATAGCACCTTTTAATAGCACTTTTATAACATGTTCATGTTTGATTGATATTCAATTATTAAGAACAATTTTATGGGAGTCAAACAACCAAAACCAAGTAAATAGTAAATGAACACATTGAGAAGCCCAAAATAGGGCAAATCATGAATACAATTAAGTCAACGTTGTCATGATATTGTACTTTGTCTATGTACAGCTGGCATATAGTTTATTCTTAACAACCTCGGGGAGAAAATGCCTCTCAGCTCAATCTTTTTTAAACTGCATATAGTGTATGTATGAGATGCTAGCCAGAAGCCTTGAGGGGCAGACAGACCGAGGCAAAACCGCCGATCTGTTTGATGTTCTGCTCGTAGCTCTGGGTGCTGGCAGGTCTCCCTGGGGTACGTCTTGAATACCAGAAGGTGTAGTTGTACTGAAGGGGATGCTCTCCGGGCCCTGGTACCACCATCTAAGACAACAGAGGGGGACACTGAAGATATAGGAAGGCCAGAGCCGGACACTGCTTATGGGCCAGTGTTGCTGTCGGACTCTTTCACTCACTTTTTTCTTGGCATTGTTCTGTTCCTTGTCTTCGTCTTCATTTTTTTCCTTCTCACAGTTTTTCGGTGAGCCTTGGTCCTGGTCGTGGTCTCCACTATCGTCATCTTTAAGACTGCAGTTGAATAACAATGACAAATGATTGTGATAGTAAATGAAACACCGAAAGCAGGGGCAAATCAATAAGTACATTAAAATTCTCATTACACCTTTTAGCACTGCTTGCGTCAATaataagaaaaacacaaacatgtcaAATGGTGAGCTGTTAATAACGCAGGGCAGCAAGTTAAAGCCTAGTACACCTTCCATGTAATTCACTATTTACCCAGTTTTACCCGGCAACGCTTAAGTGCACTTAAATACTCCCAGGCTGTTgggacagtcagacagacaacaAGACCCTTAACAGCGATTGCGATACTCTCAGGCTGGTGATATATGGCACCTACGGAGCTGCCCTTGTTCGCGTTTCATAGCGGCTGGGATCTTGTTTTTAGCCGACCACGCTTCCATCTGTTCCCCCTTCCCAACAACGACAAGCCGAGGATGCAGAAGCGGCCCACGGGGCCTGGACGTATTCGCCTATCTTAAGATAAAGAACCCCGCTGGTAGAATGCATATGCATTAGCTATTTTGCACTcttcattatttacatttacgaGAAATGTATTGATTTTACGGTTGAACATGCACTCGTATGTTAAGCGCCTTGCCCATGCAAGACTTTTAAAACCGACACACCTCTTTATAAACGCAACACATAAACATGGAAGTACGCTGCCTGGCACATTTGCTCTCGCGACTGTGCACACATTCTCAGTCTAATATTGGACACAAAACTTCGATTACTTACGCGTCAAATTTATTGTTCATTATTCTGTGGAGTGGAGCCTTTGGGTGTCCGTCCACAACCTCCTGAATTCCGCAGGAACGGCGGCGCGCACAATAAACGTGTGGACGCGCACGCAACGGCTTGGGTCCGCTTTTGTCATGCTGATCATGACAGCTAGGGAGTTTCACAAAGTTTTGAACATCCGTTTTTGTAAGATACGTAGAAACAGATAAACGTAGAAACAGATAACTGATCAGAATTATAATTTATTTCAATGCAGTGGCAATTAAATCAGAACGGGCATGGAGCACCCAACATACACGCAACAGAACAGTAATTAATATGGCACTGATTTTGTTTTTGTCCAGTAAGCTCTACCAGGGACTACATAAAGTCGGCCAAGAAGTAAGAACAGACATACGCTGGCTGCTGTCAGCCTCTCTCGCGCTCActatctcactctcacacatacacacagtaaaaCAAGTGCCGTCTCCGGCCAACTGCCTTGTTCTATTCACATTTCAGAGGATACCCAACAGACTGTCACAACATGCCGCCCCTGATGCGCTGCATCAGTagtttctgccccccccccccccttccccccatcaTCCGTCCACCACAGCCACTTTTAACACAGGTTCATCTGAGGTCAAATCAGAGCTCCTGGCTTTGGGAACGGAACCAGGAagtagaggtggaggggtgcatcatgggaatagAGCTGCATGAGGTCTCTTGCTGGGAGACAGATGCGAGAGATAGATGAGTGTTTTTAATCAAGGATCATGAAGAGGTAATATCGGTCAAGGACGGTTAACCAGTTGAGTGGACCCTAGGCTGCTGCTTTTGGGTAAATATGTGCCAAAGGAAAAGTGTCACTTTAACCTAGCCTTGCCTTCCAGGAAGGGCATGTTTACAGCTGACAGACCCCTCCCACCAGTATATCATCACGCGTTGGGTTATTCCAGTGACGCATTGCACTAGGTGAACACTGGCGTGGTTTTGCATGGTAGAGTGTGGTATTGCATCAAAGAGTATGACATTGCGTGGTTTGGTGTGTGGTGTGATTGGCTCCGATACTAAGATCTGTCCCTTTACCAACAATAACCACCACCCCTTCAGCCTCCCTGCCAGTGCCCCAGTGTGGACCCTCATGAAAGGGGGTCTTTGTGGCGGGCACAGCAGCGAGCGAACAAGCTACAGCAGCAGGCGTCCTCCTCAATGGGGGCCGTTTGTTTACACCCGCTAGCGCCGTCATTCTTCATTAGCAGCAATGATGCTCATCAGCTAGCCTCTCCACTATGAAGAGTACTGCCTAGGAGTcctaacaaaacacacacacacacacacacacacacacacacacacacaaacagcctctctgtggtgtgtatgtggcaGGGTTTGTCGGTCGCTTCATGTCGGCCCCGGGGCCAACGAGGTCAATCTACGTGAGAGGGGCAGGAACACGGCCCCCACATCTAGCTCTGCATCACAGAGATGTGAGACACCtgccgacagagagagacagaatgagagtgacacacagcgagagagacagagagagacagagaaacagagagacagagggacagagagacatggggacacagagagagagaaacactgagagagagggacacatagagagagaaacacagagagagggacagagagagagggacaaagagggagagggacaaagagagagagggagggacagagagagagggacaaagagagagagggacagagagagagagggacagagagagagagggacaaagagagagagggacagagagagagagagggacagagagagagagggacacagagagagagggacacagagagagagggacagacagagacagacggagacagaaaCAAAGATAGAGGGAcatagacagacaaacacagagagagatacacagagacaaagagagagggacagagagagacagagacacaaagagggacacagagagagagggacacagagagacagacacagagagagagggacacaaagacagaaaaaaaacacagagagagggacagagagagagtatgtttTATAGGACACTTCTTAACAGTAGACCAATCGATTTAATAGAGCTTGATGAACATGCATGGGAAGACAAAGGCAGCAATTTACCAAGCATCTTCAATGAGTTACTGGATGTACATGATTCTTATCGGAATTCATTTTCACATTGTAAACACAGACATCATAAGACCAAGAGGTTCCCATAGTCTGCAACTATAAGGTCTGATATTAGGAAACAAGTGGTTCTCACGGTCTAAGTCAGGAGTCTGGTTACTTGTCAATACGAATACCGAGAGTCTGAAGTGTTTCTCAGTTCAtattgaaatgaaaaaaaagaaaagaaggggaaggagaaagaggggaagtTTGGTGGAGAGGGCTGTCATGGCTCATGGCTGTGGCGTTAGGTCTCGTGGTTATGGTtagtagaggagaggagcttTCTTTGAAGTGCAAAGAGAATATATACTAATTCCTTTTAAATATTGATACCATTAGTAACCACAGGTCACATATCACTATTTATCACTGGTATATCATTAGGATGCATTttagtgagacagacagacagacagacagacagacagacagacagacagacagagagatgcagagcgaaagacaaaaaaaaacacagactgtgACAGAGAGGTGGTTTTAGAGAAACTGCAGTTATTCAGTGCCATTGACCCAGACTACACAACAAAGCAAATAAACTTAACACTGTTAGCTTAAACTCCATTCCACAACTTGACATTTCTGTGGGATCTAATTGAACCTACCTCTTGAATGGTGTTTCCCAGCAGTTCCTGGCTTTTCATCACCTTCCtggaaaaacacaacacaaccagtCGGTATAAAtgccttgttgtgttgtgagaaTAAACACCTTTTGTCGGTTTTTGCTTAGATCTACCTGTATATCCTGCGTGCCACAGACACAGTGAAGCTGCCTGGGAGTTCGGGCTGGTATGTGGAGGGAATTATGGCATAGGACCCAGCGGGCAGGCAGCAGGCCAGACTAACATCCTGGGTGTAGCAGTGGGGCACGCAACTAGCTACAGGCTCCTCATCCAGGGGTAAGGCCATCACAGACGCCCCTTCTGGGACCTGGATAGGCCAGAcggaaacacgcacgcacacgcacgcacaagcacacacacacacaataatatatCTCAAAGTGAACAGTGGTCATTAACTGACGACATACAGATCACATGTCAACGTAAACGCTGTAAAGCATACAATGACTAAAGAAGGGAAGAAGAGCCTGCCAGGCGTCTGCAGACCTTGTAGACGTGGAAGCCGATGGCGTACAGGTCGGCGTCCGGGCGGTTCTGCCGCAGGCTGACCCGGACGTCGACGCCCGGCGACGGCGGCGCGTCAGCGTGGCCGCCGAGGGACAACAGGAAGCGGGGGTTCTTCCGGTGAGAGGGGGAGTTCCGGCTGCCCCCGGCACTGACCCCTGCCACCCAGCCGCCCTGGAAGTCGCAGTGGTCCCACTCGCTGTCCGCCAGCAGGGGCAGCGGAGGGCCAGCAGGGCTTCTCATGGCGCTGTGGGGAGGACACAGACGTTCATTGGTATCAGGTTCATAACAGTGTGGCTCGGTCGGTAGAGCATTGCATCAACACGTCCACGGTTAGGGTGCGAACGGATGCACTCttggtggcgctattgtaagaAACTTTGGATACAAGCGTAATTAGACCACCTAGTTCAACTGTAGCAAAACTTTGGCCAAAGGCCAGAGTGCACGGAATGGAAGCATCAAAAAATTACAAAGGAAACCCCAAAGTAGAAAAACCGACGGAAAGTAATACTGCTGAATGAGGAGTGAAAACATGATGTGGTGTACGGAATATAAAGTAAGCATGAATATCAAAACAATCTGGGCTACGACCTGGTATGCTGAAATAAAGGGTTCCTGGTTCAATTCTAGTGTCAAGTTGCTGTTGCGCAAGACACACAACCCTCACCTTGCATGGCTGTCATACAGGGTGAATATTTCGGAGATTGCTTTGATAAATTATGATGCGTGCGAACAGATGCCTTAGAGGTATCCCTGATACAAAACACTGCATAGTAGTTGAAGTGGCTGGCAAGAGCACCATCTTAAGGCAATCCACTGACCGTTGACCTTTACCAAGCTAGCTGTTAGCGGACTAGGGTTTTAACCTGAGCGAGACCGGGCCGGAGGAGAAGGCCCTGATGAGGAAGCTGCTCTGGGCTCCTGCCAGGAAGGTGCTGGGGATCAGAAGGTAGTGGCCCGGCTGCAGGTGGCCGTGGAGCACCACCTCCCTCTCGTAGGCGTGGCAGTGTGTGGACGCAGAGGGGGCCTTGTTCAACACCCGCGCCAGGTTGAAGCGCTTCTTCTCTACCTGGTGGCAGACCAACGCAGACACAGAAGACACTATTTTACTACAGTTGAATCATTTGGCAGAGGGCTCTTTCCGTGTCAAACTACAGTGAGTTCAGATTTAGGACCTTCAGATGGAGGTATGGgtggggcatcttgctcaaggacacctacAGGTCGTGATGTGGGGTATCGAACCCGGTACCTTTGGGCTTGGAGTCAGACACCCTAGTCACTACCCAATCGTGGCCCAAAGGGAGACTTGATTTGCAACACTggggagatggtaaacaaactATAGCACAtgctcttttatttttttgcctacCTTCCACATGTGCAGGGCTATGGCCTGGTAGTGCAGGGGTTGAGTGTTTGGGCCGCCCTCTAGTGGATTGTGTGCGTATCGCTCTTTGTTGCCCCTACATTCCCCTTGCTGGTGCAGGGAGACAAGCACCTCGCCCCTCTCGCTGACTTTGAGCCAGAACTTGGGGTTAGTGCCGTAGCTGGTGCAGTTCCGGCAGCCCCCCGCAGTGAGCCCCCTGGTCCACCTGCCCGGCAGCTGACGGCTGTAGCTCAGGACGCTGCCTGCGGACGAAAGGAGGTCAGACACCAGTGCTGCTCAATGCATCCCCGAGGGGCACTCGAAATAGAGCTTATTAGATAGTGACGCACCAAACATTGGTATGATCCAATCACAGTTCATATGTGAATGATACTCATAGCAAAGAGCCTGTATTGAAACCCCAGAAATAGCAATTTGAAGTtttgtataaatatttataaatgcaCTCACTAAATCTATGTGAATTAAGCTTATATCAAAGGCTGGAATAACCATATTCATGATTCTAAAAAGAGGACCCTGCAGCTATGTTTTTTCATATTGATctatagataattataatatcatatacatttaaaaataataatgctccagcattattattaatatttctgCACATAAAACCATATCACGGTTATCATGCGCATGATGTGAAAAATCGTGCTCAAAGCATCAACTCTGTGTCCGAGAAAAGCCCAGAAGGTTGGACCATTAATTCCATCTGACATTATTGGCTCCAAATGGCTCCACAACACTCGCATTCATAGAACTCTTCCAATAGCCGCGCTTCATGGTTGATCTGATGAGCGGACGGTGTACCGGTGAAGATGCTCTTCAGGTGTCCGTCCTCAGTGATGGGGTAGCCCACGGTCACGTCGTCAAACTGGGAGAGGAACTCTGCCTCATCCACCCAGAACTCCCCTGCCTCCAGCCGGCCCTGGAGCTCCACCCGGAGGGCGGGGTCCACAGAGCTCCAGCAGGCCTCGCTGGGAACACCCGAGGAGGGATATACGTGTTATATATACGgtttaagaaagaaagaaagaaagagaaagagacacacacacacagacgagggGTTTTGAGAGGAACCGCATTTATTCAGTGCCATTTACCTGGACCGAATGATTAACAAGACCTACTTTAATCAGCCAAATTAGGAATTGTGTGCATCACAATAGAATGGGATagtaataaaaatgaaaaagaaataaaacTGGATGCGAGACATCAACTGTTAACAGTTTGGATGTGATACAAAGTGCTTTCCCATGCAGGTGGTCACACACCCTTTCAGCCAGGTCCCGCGTCGTCCCCAGGGGTTTCTGATCCTGAGCAGTGTCAGGCGCGGCCCTGACACCGTCTCCACGTCCAGCCACTCAGTCACACTCATAGCGTGGTACTGCTCCAGATCAACACCACCTGTAGCCATGACAACCATCCAGATCACTTCAGTCTCGGGGTGTACTCAAAAAAAGGCTCAAACTACCGGTACTCTTGATTTATTTGAAGAAATATATTGGATTTCACCATTAAAATATTATCCTCAATTTAAAACTCAAAAGCTTTAGAACGCTTTGACACACTGCTGTCGTGTCATGTGTATAAAAAAACACCCTAATCAGACACCGGAAAGAGATATGTTGACGATACAGGGGAGACTGGGGATGGTATTTAGCCAACTTCCAAGcaacctcctgtctgtctgaaatttagggtccaaaattaCCAAACCTTTTAGAATATTGTATTTTTACCTGCCTGCAAGAATGGAAACATCTATTGGCCAGAGGCCACACATGTAATGAGCTATAATGAGTAGGCCTAATCACCATCATTAGCTGGTTGAAGGTGTTCAATTTGGACCATCCTTCTTTAAAATTCCATGagatagccacacacacacacacacacacacacacacacacacacacacacacacacacacacacacacacacacacacacacacacacacacacacacacacacacacacacacacacacacacacacacacagggcctgaCCTCCAGGGCTGCTGTGGGTGGAGCAGCTGAGAGCGCAGAGGTCCCTGACCGGGCGCAGCAGGCGGAggtccagcctcctcctctggaGACGGTCGCTGTCTTGCCCAGACCCCTCCGCCTCATCTGCCCCTCCCTTCTCCAGGCTCCAGCGCTCTGCCAGGCCGCCGCTCAGGTCCACCAGGGCCTCGGACACCTGTCCTGCCCACAGACTCTCGTAGGAGCCATGGAGCCTGGTGGACCACAGAGACATACATGAGTGGACCGACAATGTACTCTATGTCGACATGAAATCCCGAATAAAATACGAGGAGGACAAAACTTTATATTTGATCACGAAATTGTAAGCGAAGCCACCTTGAATCATCAAGCTTCAGCGTGAGATAAAGAAAAAAGAGCTTTGAATTTTTAAATCATGAAATATAAAACCCTTCACAAGCTACTCACTTAGCATAGGCCTTCTCCAGTAGTGCTACCCAGAATGCCGTGGGGGAGTGGCACCGAGAGAAGCACAGAGTGGAACCAATGCAGGGCAAGCGGTCATCGATGGTAACCATAGTCCAATGGCCCTTCTGCCAGATATGAAACTGGAAGGACCCCTGGTACATGCAGTCCCCCCACAAGGGCTGGTCTGGAGGACAAACCTAGGTGTCATCGAGGGAAAGCAAGGGAGAAATACTTAAAAAATCCAGAAGATTTTAAGTGCCCGTCTGCTTTGTGAAGTGGGCTGCGACCAATTCTACCAATCAGACAGGTGTGCAAGGCTGAAAGTTAGAACATGAATTTCTTTAATGACATTGCACTATTATTTTATCATTTCGGCAACTTCTGAAATGACATATTTTTATGCTTGCATGGCTGCTATCGTTTGCACACTGCACGCATCCCATTGGAGTAACCATTAAAACAATTCAATGTGACAAGTTTCATTTTATGAAACAACCCATTTAAATGTTAATTGCTTGCCAATAAATAAACATTACTTAAGAcaaacatttttatattttttaattacatttacCGTAAATGATTGCCCTCATATTGTTCTGACATGTTATTTCTATCTTTGTAACAAACTTTTAATTTCCTAGTGTTTGAACAGTGCTATATAAACAAACTTGCCTTGtcttgccttgcaaatcaagACGAGCGTAACCACACAGGCGCATATATGACTCTACCTTGTTCATCAGATGTTTGTTCTTCAGCAAAAAAGTGCAAGCACAGAGAAACCAGCAGTCTCCCAGCAAGCCCTGTTTAGCGTGGCCCTCATTGATGTTGGCAGGGAAGAGAACGGGACAATCACACAGTTCCTGGGTGGGTGACAcaagtataaaataaaaataccatGAAGAAAATAAGGGAGGTGGTGCATCGGGTTAAAGCGCGTACCATGTAGGCACAGTCCTGACCGCAGCGACCCGGATTTGGatcctgcccgtggtcatttgctgcatgtcctcccctctgtctcccatacctccctctctatctctctctataataaagcataaaaaaaatgcaaaaataagtCTTTAAGAAAACAAGGGAAAGTATATTGGGGAACAAATAATCCAGACTGAGAAAGTCTCATTCGTTTATTTAATTTAGTGAATGTTtctattgtttttatttccatAACGAGACTCATacttggggttatctcagccatggttgaggaggaattggggggaaaggaactttggctttgactcagtgacggttttaggcacgggcgaaccgggCAGTCGCCCGGAGCGCCATTCTTTCATGACACGTGGGAGTGCCACGATcagatataaaaaaataataatcatctgCGCCGGCTTTCTATGATGtatcataacattgtgtggTGAATTGGCATATTGTATTGGCGCCCCCTATGGCTGCAGGCGCACCTGCTTTTTGAGGTGCCTTGCACAGACGGACTTAAACTCCCACCGAAGTCCGTACAACATTTTCAAAATGCAGCTCAACCTGTTTAGACTTCGGCTATTCattagtttgttttttttagcttgATGTGTTTTGCAATGTCCGTTGTATTGTATTTGCTCTTTGTGAGGTATTGTGTGACGTCCAATGACGTTTACTCTTGAAAAGGTACTATTGGTGCCTTCAAAACAGTCGGAGTTTGCGGGAATTTCGGGGGTTGGGACCTTTAGAACGGAGGAAATCACCTTGAACACTTTGTAAAGTCGCAGATTTCCCTCAGAACTTCGTGCGCAAGTAGAGCAACCCGAGCGTCAGAGTTGACGTCACAACAATCATCATATCATATCACATACTTCactattgattgacgttgtaaccgtctgttggcatcgactttgctcagttttaaacgttgtgtactggtaaacaGGCTCTAGATAAGGGGCAAGTTAGTGTagccttccatacagtggcaatacaatgtgcttctaataaataaaataaatagtatctAATGaaaaggatagtaggtgatAGGCTACAAGAAAATAAAGCCGCGCGAACTTTaaactgatcctactaagttctgtATAGTTCTGACTGTTTTTTATCGTATAAAAAAAACCCTGCTCTATGATGAACAGCATTAGATTTGTTGTAACTAATTGAGCCATTCAGGAAGGGTCTTTCCCTGGGTTTTTTCTTCGTTTGTGTTTTGGGGAAGTTGCGATGCACGTGCCAAGACTTAGTCTAATCGAATGAAACATTTATAGTTCCGTAAATAAAACTTTTATGGATTTACCTGTGGGCGCCGCCAGGTGACCTCGTCCTGTAATCGCGCGAGGGGAGAGGAGCAATCAGAGAACAGCGAGCGATCGTCCGATGGAAAGTCCGAGTCGTCGAACAGAGTGGCCCTTCCATCTTCCCCACACTTTTCAATATCCATTACTTATCTTGTCCCTGACCACAGGTGATCCTTGACTTGAACAGTCTAGATCAGTCGGCCGTGGCCCCATTTACGTCGTTGGCAATGTCATCATCCCGGTAGTTTTTACCTTGAATAGTAGAGAACAGCAGTCACGTATTATACAATGAAAACAATGGTTTCATGTTAATGTAAAGGGCTGATTAGAGGTTATGCCCTTAGCAAAAGTCCGCTTTTATGTAAAGTAGCCTTTCTTATATTGTGTATTGCATCGTCCCTAAAGCTAAGGGTAGacataattaaaaat is a genomic window of Gadus morhua chromosome 8, gadMor3.0, whole genome shotgun sequence containing:
- the capn10 gene encoding calpain-10 isoform X2 — its product is MELCDCPVLFPANINEGHAKQGLLGDCWFLCACTFLLKNKHLMNKVCPPDQPLWGDCMYQGSFQFHIWQKGHWTMVTIDDRLPCIGSTLCFSRCHSPTAFWVALLEKAYAKLHGSYESLWAGQVSEALVDLSGGLAERWSLEKGGADEAEGSGQDSDRLQRRRLDLRLLRPVRDLCALSCSTHSSPGGGVDLEQYHAMSVTEWLDVETVSGPRLTLLRIRNPWGRRGTWLKGEACWSSVDPALRVELQGRLEAGEFWVDEAEFLSQFDDVTVGYPITEDGHLKSIFTGSVLSYSRQLPGRWTRGLTAGGCRNCTSYGTNPKFWLKVSERGEVLVSLHQQGECRGNKERYAHNPLEGGPNTQPLHYQAIALHMWKVEKKRFNLARVLNKAPSASTHCHAYEREVVLHGHLQPGHYLLIPSTFLAGAQSSFLIRAFSSGPVSLSAMRSPAGPPLPLLADSEWDHCDFQGGWVAGVSAGGSRNSPSHRKNPRFLLSLGGHADAPPSPGVDVRVSLRQNRPDADLYAIGFHVYKVPEGASVMALPLDEEPVASCVPHCYTQDVSLACCLPAGSYAIIPSTYQPELPGSFTVSVARRIYRKVMKSQELLGNTIQECFSLSVSPCLSVPLSLCFSVSLCLSRCVSLSFCLSLSAGVSHLCDAELDVGAVFLPLSRRLTSLAPGPT
- the capn10 gene encoding calpain-10 isoform X1 — its product is MDIEKCGEDGRATLFDDSDFPSDDRSLFSDCSSPLARLQDEVTWRRPQELCDCPVLFPANINEGHAKQGLLGDCWFLCACTFLLKNKHLMNKVCPPDQPLWGDCMYQGSFQFHIWQKGHWTMVTIDDRLPCIGSTLCFSRCHSPTAFWVALLEKAYAKLHGSYESLWAGQVSEALVDLSGGLAERWSLEKGGADEAEGSGQDSDRLQRRRLDLRLLRPVRDLCALSCSTHSSPGGGVDLEQYHAMSVTEWLDVETVSGPRLTLLRIRNPWGRRGTWLKGEACWSSVDPALRVELQGRLEAGEFWVDEAEFLSQFDDVTVGYPITEDGHLKSIFTGSVLSYSRQLPGRWTRGLTAGGCRNCTSYGTNPKFWLKVSERGEVLVSLHQQGECRGNKERYAHNPLEGGPNTQPLHYQAIALHMWKVEKKRFNLARVLNKAPSASTHCHAYEREVVLHGHLQPGHYLLIPSTFLAGAQSSFLIRAFSSGPVSLSAMRSPAGPPLPLLADSEWDHCDFQGGWVAGVSAGGSRNSPSHRKNPRFLLSLGGHADAPPSPGVDVRVSLRQNRPDADLYAIGFHVYKVPEGASVMALPLDEEPVASCVPHCYTQDVSLACCLPAGSYAIIPSTYQPELPGSFTVSVARRIYRKVMKSQELLGNTIQECFSLSVSPCLSVPLSLCFSVSLCLSRCVSLSFCLSLSAGVSHLCDAELDVGAVFLPLSRRLTSLAPGPT
- the capn10 gene encoding calpain-10 isoform X3: MDIEKCGEDGRATLFDDSDFPSDDRSLFSDCSSPLARLQDEVTWRRPQELCDCPVLFPANINEGHAKQGLLGDCWFLCACTFLLKNKHLMNKVCPPDQPLWGDCMYQGSFQFHIWQKGHWTMVTIDDRLPCIGSTLCFSRCHSPTAFWVALLEKAYAKLHGSYESLWAGQVSEALVDLSGGLAERWSLEKGGADEAEGSGQDSDRLQRRRLDLRLLRPVRDLCALSCSTHSSPGGGVDLEQYHAMSVTEWLDVETVSGPRLTLLRIRNPWGRRGTWLKGEACWSSVDPALRVELQGRLEAGEFWVDEAEFLSQFDDVTVGYPITEDGHLKSIFTGSVLSYSRQLPGRWTRGLTAGGCRNCTSYGTNPKFWLKVSERGEVLVSLHQQGECRGNKERYAHNPLEGGPNTQPLHYQAIALHMWKVEKKRFNLARVLNKAPSASTHCHAYEREVVLHGHLQPGHYLLIPSTFLAGAQSSFLIRAFSSGPVSLSAMRSPAGPPLPLLADSEWDHCDFQGGWVAGVSAGGSRNSPSHRKNPRFLLSLGGHADAPPSPGVDVRVSLRQNRPDADLYAIGFHVYKVPEGASVMALPLDEEPVASCVPHCYTQDVSLACCLPAGSYAIIPSTYQPELPGSFTVSVARRIYRKVMKSQELLGNTIQEVSHISVMQS
- the eif4e2 gene encoding eukaryotic translation initiation factor 4E type 2 gives rise to the protein MNNKFDALKDDDSGDHDQDQGSPKNCEKEKNEDEDKEQNNAKKKMVVPGPGEHPLQYNYTFWYSRRTPGRPASTQSYEQNIKQIGGFASVEQFWRFYSHMIRPGDLTGHSDFHLFKEGIKPMWEDDANKMGGKWIIRLRKGLASRCWENLILAMLGEQFMVGEEICGAVVSVRFQEDIISIWNKTASDQATSGRIRDTLRRVLNLPPNTIMEYKTHTDSIKAWVDFHGLVTASGGR